From the genome of Petrotoga sibirica DSM 13575:
CGAGAGATATTGTGGAAAACATCTTTAGAAATAGGAGATGTTTTAAGATTGGTTATGCCATACGTGGATTTTATAAAACCTTCTTTAGATGATTGTGTACATATTTTCAAGGAAAATAAGAATGAAGAAGAATATATAAATATTTTTCATGAATGGGGAGTAAAAAATGTACTTCTTACATTAGGAGAAAAGGGGTTTATATTTTCTGATGGTAAAACGATTACTCATTTTGACTCTTATGCAAAAGAGGTAATAGACACAACGGGAGCAGGGGATGCATTTTGGTCAGGTTTATACATAGGCACAATTATAGGCATGGATGTTATAAAAGCGGCAAGATTAGGGAATGCCTTTTCAGCAGAAAAGTTAAAATATGTGGGAGCAATCTGTAATATAAAAAACTATAAAGAACTATTAAAAGAATATCTATAAGCTTTTGCCACGGTAATACCTATTAAAACATCACATTTATTGATGAGCAAACTACCCGCCTCGTTCATTGAGGCCCCTGTAGTGTACACATCATCTATAATAATAATATTCTTAGGAGGAGTTTGTAGTAATTTTATCTTATTTTTAACGTTTTCATTTCTCTTTCGATAATTCAATTGGGCTTGCCTTTTATGAGTTTTTGAGGAAAAGAGATTTATTAAAGGGAAACCTAAAAGGTCAGAAAAATGCTGACCAATTAAGCGGGCTGGTACAAAGCCTTTTTCATAAATACTTGAGTAATTTGAAGGCACGTATGAAACGGTATAATTTAGTTCAGGAAATTTTAAATCTATAAAAAACTTTGCGAGCATATTCCCCAAAAGTCGGGCAATCTTAGGATGTGAATGATATTTGAACTCTTTTATTAAGTTGGATAGAGGATACTCATATTTTCCATAATGATAAACTTTAAAATCACCTTCTGAGAGAGAAGGTGAGTAAAATTTTTCTGTGCAATTGCCGCAAATAATTTC
Proteins encoded in this window:
- a CDS encoding ComF family protein, with protein sequence MVCEKPIAFGEIICGNCTEKFYSPSLSEGDFKVYHYGKYEYPLSNLIKEFKYHSHPKIARLLGNMLAKFFIDLKFPELNYTVSYVPSNYSSIYEKGFVPARLIGQHFSDLLGFPLINLFSSKTHKRQAQLNYRKRNENVKNKIKLLQTPPKNIIIIDDVYTTGASMNEAGSLLINKCDVLIGITVAKAYRYSFNSSL